Below is a window of Methanocaldococcus jannaschii DSM 2661 DNA.
CTAAATGAATACCCAAAATTAAAAAATATAGATTATGTGGCATATCCCTTTGAACAAACTAATTTAGATTTTATATTATTCAAACATATAGATGACTATATAAAGAGAACATATAAGCCCAAATATATTAAAGAATATGCTAAATACAAAAAAGAGTTATCACAAAATAAAACTAAGTTTGTTTTAAACAACATATATAGACCATTTATTTGGGAGATACTGGCTGTTTATGGATTAAGGAAGTTGTTATTTAAAAGATTTAATAACATATATAATAAATTAGGAAACTTAGCTATAAAAAGAGAATTGAAAAAAATTTTTAGAAAAGATGTTTCGTTGTATGAGCATCATTTATGTCATGCAGCTTCAGCATACTATTTTAGTCCATTCTTTCCAAAAGAGACCTTGGTTTTTACTCTTGATGGAATAGGGGACTGGAAATATCATAGTTTATGGTTATTTAAAGAATATGATTATAGATTAGTATCCTATTCTAGTTTTGATATTATTTGTTATGATGATGTGGAAGGTATATTTAAAGGAGCTTCAATTGGGCATATATATTCTCTATTCACTGAAATTTTAGGTTTTACACCAAATTCTGATGAAGGAAAAACAGAAGCACTAGCTGCTTATGGAAAGCCTAATGGGGAATTATATAATTTATTAAAAAAAGGATACAAAATAAATAAAGAAAAACTTAGATGGGAACACGATATAAACATACTTAAAAAATTACATAATAAACAATACTTACAAAAATGGAAAGAAAAAATAGGTGATGAAAATTTTGCAGCAACCATTCAAAGATGGCTAGAAGATACTGTTGTTGAATACTTAAATATTGTCTATGAAAAATTTAAAATACAGAGACTTGCAATGGCAGGTGGTGTGGTAGCAAATGTTATTATGAATTTGAATATTTTTGAAAGAACTCCATTTGAAGAACTCTATATATTTCCAGCAATGGGTGATGATGGAGTAGCAGCGGGGGCTGCGATATTAAAGGCTGTAGAATTAGGTGAAGATATCTCATGGTTAAAAGATTTAGAAATGCCTTATTGGGGACCTAATTACTCAAGAGAAGA
It encodes the following:
- a CDS encoding nodulation protein NodU, whose product is MVKILGVKYFLHDSGVFYIDTKNKEIFGILTERVTRIKHDGGTVIPILNEYPKLKNIDYVAYPFEQTNLDFILFKHIDDYIKRTYKPKYIKEYAKYKKELSQNKTKFVLNNIYRPFIWEILAVYGLRKLLFKRFNNIYNKLGNLAIKRELKKIFRKDVSLYEHHLCHAASAYYFSPFFPKETLVFTLDGIGDWKYHSLWLFKEYDYRLVSYSSFDIICYDDVEGIFKGASIGHIYSLFTEILGFTPNSDEGKTEALAAYGKPNGELYNLLKKGYKINKEKLRWEHDINILKKLHNKQYLQKWKEKIGDENFAATIQRWLEDTVVEYLNIVYEKFKIQRLAMAGGVVANVIMNLNIFERTPFEELYIFPAMGDDGVAAGAAILKAVELGEDISWLKDLEMPYWGPNYSREDVEKELKKDKWKDKITYEYIGEKWPEIAAEMIAKGNIIAVYQGKMEFGPRALGNRSILADPRDPKTRDKINSTVKRRPWFQPFCPSVLEEERERLFEKSYKHKHMAIAFRMKKEFWDKLPSAMHIDGTARPQFVEEKDNPNYYRLLKKFKEITGYGIVINTSFNLHGRTIVRTPEDAITDFIDCNIDAMFIEGYLVKRKI